The Dasypus novemcinctus isolate mDasNov1 chromosome 2, mDasNov1.1.hap2, whole genome shotgun sequence genome includes a region encoding these proteins:
- the LOC131273048 gene encoding uncharacterized protein, translating to MAIQYIARDNYLYFALTNLPTREVSARGPKSPASRVGSNVGHRLSALGPGGCRQRHTHPPGRAAFRGERGRSDRFRPPFPAHPSPAPPADPSWVPLLLLPVGGQRRAPPSRPGNSFLQLRARGSGVHAHPSRTHPLQPLPSPRACNKSGTVGGNLRRWRLASAHGGLVNSPRSPGRRRSGCLNPRERRRLPEREERAWDAGRGADGAGGAGSREPRLRTASQSQKRSGQLTSITDSGRAEVKRTRLCEQYSVSGGRANGQKHCVQ from the exons ATGGCCATCCAGTACATAGCCAGAGACAATTACCT ATACTTCGCCTTGACGAACCTGCCCACAAGGGAGGTGTCAGCGCGTGGCCCCAAGTCTCCCGCGAGCCGGGTAGGAAGCAATGTGGGTCACCGACTCAGCGCGCTCGGCCCTGGAGGCTGCAGGCAGCGCCACACGCACCCGCCGGGACGCGCTGCTTTCCGCGGAGAACGGGGGCGATCTGACCGATTCCGTCCCCCGTTTCCTGCGCATCCTTCGCCTGCACCTCCCGCCGACCCCTCCTGGGTTCCCCTGCTCCTGCTTCCTGTGGGAGGGCAGCGGCGTGCACCGCCCTCTCGGCCCGGGAACAGCTTCCTCCAACTCCGAGCTCGTGGCTCCGGGGTGCACGCACACCCCTCGCGAACACACCCCCTGCAGCCCCTGCCAAGCCCGCGGGCCTGCAACAAGTCCGGGACAGTGGGGGGAAACTTACGGCGGTGGCGACTGGCCTCGGCACACGGCGGGCTTGTTAACTCGCCTCGGTCACCGGGAAGGCGGAGAAGCGGCTGTCTCAACCCCAGGGAGCGGCGGCGACTGCCCGAGAGGGAGGAACGCGCATGGGACGCCGGCCGGGGAGCAGACGGCGCCGGGGGCGCTGGCTCGCGGG AGCCTCGACTCCGGACTGCTTCACAAAGCCAAAAGCGGTCCGGTCAACTCACAAGCATCACCGACTCTGGGCGCGCGGAGGTGAAGAGAACACGGCTCTGTGAGCAGTATTCTGTTTCTGGAGGAAGAGCAAATGGACAGAAACACTGTGTACAGTGA
- the ENC1 gene encoding ectoderm-neural cortex protein 1 — translation MSVSVHENRKSRASTGSINIYLFHKSSYADSVLTHLNLLRQQRLFTDVLLHAGNRTFPCHRAVLAACSRYFEAMFSGGLKESQDSEVNFDNSIHPEVLELLLDYAYSSRVIINEENAESLLEAGDMLEFQDIRDACAEFLEKNLHPTNCLGMLLLSDAHQCTKLYELSWRMCLSNFQTIRKNEDFLQLPQDMVVQLLSSEELETEDERLVYESAINWISYDLKKRYCYLPELLQTVRLALLPAIYLMENVAMEELITKQRKSKEIVEEAIRCKLKILQNDGVVTSLCARPRKTGHALFLLGGQTFMCDKLYLVDQKAKEIIPKADIPSPRKEFSACAIGCKVYITGGRGSENGVSKDVWVYDTLHEEWSKAAPMLVARFGHGSAELKHCLYVVGGHTAATGCLPASPSVSLKQVEQYDPTTNKWTMVAPLREGVSNAAVVSAKLKLFAFGGTSVSHDKLPKVQCYDQCENRWTVPATCPQPWRYTAAAVLGNQIFIMGGDTEFSACSAYKFNSETYQWTKVGDVTAKRMSCHAVASGNKLYVVGGYFGIQRCKTLDCYDPTLDVWNSITTVPYSLIPTAFVSTWKHLPS, via the coding sequence ATGTCGGTCAGCGTGCATGAGAACCGCAAGTCCCGGGCCAGCACTGGCTCCATCAACATCTACCTGTTTCACAAATCCTCCTATGCCGACAGTGTCCTCACTCACTTGAACCTTTTACGTCAGCAGCGCCTCTTCACCGATGTCCTTCTCCATGCCGGAAACAGGACCTTCCCTTGCCACCGGGCAGTGCTGGCTGCCTGCAGCCGCTACTTTGAGGCCATGTTCAGTGGTGGCCTGAAAGAGAGCCAGGATAGCGAAGTCAACTTTGACAATTCCATCCATCCCGAAGTCTTGGAGCTCCTTCTTGACTATGCTTACTCCTCCCGGGTCATCATCAATGAAGAGAACGCAGAATCACTCCTGGAAGCTGGCGACATGCTGGAGTTTCAAGACATCCGGGATGCGTGCGCAGAGTTCCTAGAAAAAAACCTGCATCCCACCAACTGCCTGGGCATGCTGCTGCTGTCCGATGCACACCAGTGTACCAAGCTCTATGAACTCTCCTGGAGAATGTGTCTCAGCAACTTCCAAACCATCAGGAAGAATGAAGATTTCCTCCAGCTGCCCCAGGACATGGTGGTGCAGCTCCTTTCCAGCGAAGAGCTGGAGACAGAAGATGAAAGGCTCGTGTACGAGTCTGCAATTAACTGGATCAGCTACGACCTGAAGAAGCGCTACTGCTACCTCCCAGAGCTGTTGCAGACGGTGAGACTGGCTCTCCTGCCAGCCATCTATCTaatggagaatgtggccatggagGAACTCATCACCAAGCAGAGAAAGAGCAAGGAGATCGTGGAAGAGGCCATCAGGTGCAAATTGAAGATCCTGCAGAATGACGGTGTGGTAACCAGCCTGTGTGCCCGGCCTCGGAAAACTGGTCACGCCCTCTTCCTCCTGGGAGGACAGACTTTCATGTGTGACAAGCTGTACCTGGTAGACCAGAAGGCCAAAGAAATCATTCCCAAGGCTGACATCCCCAGCCCAAGAAAAGAGTTCAGTGCATGTGCCATTGGCTGCAAAGTATATATTACTGGGGGGCGGGGGTCAGAAAATGGCGTCTCAAAAGATGTCTGGGTTTATGATACCCTGCATGAGGAGTGGTCCAAAGCTGCCCCCATGCTGGTGGCCAGATTTGGCCATGGCTCTGCCGAACTGAAGCACTGCTTGTATGTGGTTGGGGGGCACACGGCCGCCACTGGCTGCCTCCCGGCCTCCCCCTCGGTTTCTTTAAAGCAAGTAGAACAATATGACCCCACCACCAACAAATGGACCATGGTGGCCCCACTCCGAGAAGGTGTTAGCAATGCCGCAGTAGTGAGTGCCAAACTCAAGTTGTTTGCTTTCGGAGGTACCAGTGTTAGCCATGACAAGCTCCCTAAGGTTCAGTGTTATGATCAATGTGAAAACAGGTGGACGGTACCAGCCACCTGTCCCCAGCCCTGGCGTTACACAGCAGCAGCCGTGCTGGGCAACCAGATTTTTATTATGGGGGGAGATACAGAGTTCTCTGCCTGTTCTGCTTATAAATTCAACAGTGAGACCTACCAGTGGACCAAGGTGGGAGACGTGACAGCGAAGCGCATGAGCTGCCATGCTGTGGCCTCTGGAAACAAACTCTACGTTGTTGGAGGATACTTTGGCATTCAGCGATGCAAAACGTTGGACTGCTACGATCCAACTTTAGACGTTTGGAACAGCATAACCACAGTCCCATACTCGCTGATTCCTACTGCTTTTGTCAGCACCTGGAAACATCTGCCTTCTTAA